Proteins from a genomic interval of Clostridia bacterium:
- a CDS encoding N-acetylmuramoyl-L-alanine amidase, whose protein sequence is MPSVYISPSTQERNFGVGGYGSEEAQMNAIADLLVPELERHGLTVYRNHPRMTLKEVIRDSNAKKPDAHVAIHSNAGGGKGTEIWILARGGRAEKLAEAIYKHVAPLSPGKDRGIKESRYFGELSDTVAPAVIVELGFHDDPQEAKWIMSSRIAIAFALARGICEFFGIKYCPREPESKAEPAPQAGRSAGTSSADAPTAGGQASVVLVPNAPMSNRSGELWFGDGYAGRGIYVRDDDGWHLVWLKPKE, encoded by the coding sequence ATGCCGAGCGTGTATATCTCCCCTTCTACCCAGGAGAGGAATTTTGGGGTGGGCGGGTATGGCAGCGAAGAGGCGCAGATGAATGCAATTGCGGATCTCCTCGTTCCCGAGCTCGAGCGGCATGGGCTGACCGTCTACCGCAACCATCCCCGGATGACGCTCAAGGAAGTTATCCGGGATTCGAATGCTAAGAAGCCGGATGCTCATGTGGCGATCCATTCTAATGCTGGCGGGGGGAAGGGAACCGAGATTTGGATCTTGGCGCGGGGCGGGAGGGCAGAGAAGTTGGCGGAGGCGATATATAAGCATGTGGCCCCACTCTCGCCAGGGAAGGATCGCGGAATAAAGGAGTCAAGGTATTTCGGCGAGCTCAGTGATACCGTTGCCCCGGCGGTGATCGTGGAGCTGGGCTTTCATGATGACCCACAGGAAGCGAAGTGGATCATGTCAAGCAGGATAGCCATTGCATTTGCGCTGGCGCGGGGAATATGCGAGTTCTTCGGAATTAAGTATTGTCCCCGCGAGCCGGAGAGTAAAGCGGAGCCCGCCCCTCAAGCGGGAAGAAGTGCTGGAACTTCTTCTGCTGATGCGCCTACCGCCGGAGGACAGGCTTCGGTGGTACTTGTCCCGAATGCGCCGATGAGTAACCGCAGCGGCGAGCTCTGGTTCGGGGATGGCTATGCGGGACGCGGGATCTATGTGCGCGATGATGATGGCTGGCATTTGGTGTGGCTCAAGCCGAAGGAGTAG